One window of the Solanum stenotomum isolate F172 chromosome 11, ASM1918654v1, whole genome shotgun sequence genome contains the following:
- the LOC125845005 gene encoding LOW QUALITY PROTEIN: peroxidase 5-like (The sequence of the model RefSeq protein was modified relative to this genomic sequence to represent the inferred CDS: deleted 1 base in 1 codon; substituted 1 base at 1 genomic stop codon) → MDSKGINLSALALFACLILSFSSSIFAYRTPYWPSIKVGYYRYTCPYAEHIVQNVVNRAVSRNPGIAAGLIRLHFHDYFVRGCDASVLLDGPNTEKEGIPNKNSLRGFEVIDAAKAALEAACPGTVSCADIVAFAARDSSFKVGRVYYDVQAGRRDGRVSIDSETLTNLPSPYVNATELIKSFASKGMLVDEMVTLSGAHSIGIAHCGVFASHLYPXNNQQNLPIDPEYADFLKSICPPEAITNGTGAANPANLDALTPNRLDNRYYLALKSQKGLMISDQALMANPTTAKLVNYNARFGSLWSRKFAAAMIHMGTLDVLTGRNGEIRRNCHFVN, encoded by the exons ATGGATTCCAAAGGCATCAATCTTTCAGCTCTTGCACTTTTTGCTTGCCtcattttatcattttcatCGTCCATTTTTGCTTATCGAACACCATATTGGCCATCGATTAAAGTAGGTTACTATAGATATACTTGTCCCTATGCCGAACATATTGTTCAAAATGTTGTAAACAGAGCCGTCTCTCGTAATCCAGGCATTGCTGCTGGCCTTATCAGGTTACATTTCCACGATTACTTTGTCAGG GGGTGTGATGCATCTGTGTTATTGGATGGACCAAATACTGAGAAGGAAGGTATTCCCAACAAGAACAGTTTACGAGGTTTTGAGGTGATTGATGCTGCAAAAGCTGCACTTGAGGCTGCATGCCCTGGAACTGTCTCGTGTGCAGACATCGTTGCCTTTGCTGCTCGGGACAGTTCTTTCAAAGTTGGGAGAGTATACTATGATGTCCAAGCTGGACGTCGTGATGGTCGTGTTTCTATTGACTCTGAAACATTGACTAATCTTCCTTCTCCTTATGTCAATGCCACGGAACTCATCAAGAGTTTTGCAAGCAAAGGTATGTTGGTTGATGAAATGGTGACCCTTTCTGGCGCGCATTCCATTGGTATTGCACATTGCGGGGTT TTTGCTAGCCATTTGTACCCTTAAAACAATCAACAAAATCTTCCAATTGATCCTGAATACGCGGACTTCTTGAAGTCTATTTGTCCACCAGAAGCAATTACAAATGGGACGGGAGCTGCTAATCCCGCGAACCTTGATGCCCTGACACCAAACAGGTTGGATAACAGATATTACTTGGCTTTAAAGAGTCAAAAGGGACTTATGATTTCCGATCAGGCATTGATGGCAAACCCGACAACAGCTAAATTGGTGAACTACAATGCTAGATTTGGTTCCCTTTGGTCAAGGAAGTTTGCAGCAGCAATGATCCATATGGGTACCTTGGATGTCCTCACAGGTCGAAATGGAGAGATCAGAAGGAACTGCCATTTCGTCAACTAA
- the LOC125844380 gene encoding copper transport protein ATX1-like produces the protein MSQTVVLKVGMSCQGCVGAVNRVLGKMEGVESFDIDIKEQKVTVKGNVEPEAVFQTVSKTGKKTSFWEAPAPAPTPAEPETKPVEEKPTETPAEPEPKPAEEKPAETVAPA, from the exons ATGTCTCAG ACAGTTGTTCTCAAGGTTGGTATGTCATGCCAAGGCTGTGTTGGAGCTGTCAACAGAGTTTTGGGGAAAATGGAAG GTGTTGAATCATTTGACATCGATATAAAGGAGCAAAAAGTGACCGTAAAAGGAAATGTGGAACCAGAAGCTGTTTTCCAGACTGTTTCAAAGACTGGAAAGAAGACTTCGTTTTGGGAAGCACCAGCACCAGCACCAACACCAGCTGAACCCGAAACAAAGCCCGTAGAAGAAAAGCCCACAGAAACACCAGCTGAGCCCGAACCAAAGCCCGCGGAAGAAAAGCCCGCAGAAACTGTTGCTCCAGCATGA
- the LOC125844681 gene encoding cytochrome P450 94C1-like, which translates to MESQVYTLLQYLQLSIGYFLFTFAIGFSVFSVLVLLLRHKFWSWCTCDICHCYLTSSWRKEFTNLGDWYAHLLRNSPSQTIRIHVLDNIITANPRNVEYMLKTNFLNYPKGKPFSMILGDLLGDGIFNVDGDLWMFQRKMSSLELGSMSIRSYAFNNVKNEINFRLIPLLSSHVVVSSSQHDFKSLDLQDVFRRFSFDNICKFSFGLDPCCLELSLPLSHFAYSFDLATKLSAERAMVASPLIWKIKRFLDIGTEKKLKGAIEDINVLANEVIRQKRKLGYSNHQDLLSRFMTMVDNDVYLRDIVISFILAGRDTVASGLTSVFWLLTSHPDVELRIREETSRVMKQNDEEFLKFEEMNQMHYLNAVIHESMRLYPPVQFDSKFASENDVFVDGTFVGKNDRVTYHVYAMGRMENIWGKDYMEFKPERWLKNGIFCQQSPFKYPVFQGGIRVCLGKELALMEMKCVVASMLQHFEIRAVAVGSEPRFDPGLTATVRGGLPVVVRRRRGI; encoded by the coding sequence atggagtcGCAAGTATACACTTTGTTGCAATATTTGCAATTGTCTATTGGCTATTTTCTCTTCACTTTTGCCATTGGCTTCTCTGTTTTCTCTGTTTTAGTCTTGTTGTTAAGACACAAGTTTTGGTCATGGTGCACTTGTGACATTTGCCATTGTTACCTTACATCTAGTTGGAGAAAAGAATTTACAAATCTTGGTGATTGGTATGCTCATCTTCTCCGTAATTCGCCATCACAAACGATACGAATACATGTTCTTGACAACATAATCACAGCCAATCCAAGAAATGTGGAGTACATGCTCAAAACCAACTTCTTGAATTATCCTAAAGGGAAGCCTTTTTCAATGATTCTTGGTGATCTTTTAGGTGATGGTATTTTTAATGTTGATGGTGATTTATGGATGTTTCAAAGAAAAATGTCTAGTCTTGAACTTGGTAGTATGTCTATTAGATCTTATGCATTTAACAACGTGAAAAATGAGATCAATTTTAGGCTTATACCACTTTTATCCTCACATGTTGTTGTATCATCATCACAACATGATTTTAAAAGTTTGGATTTACAAGATGTTTTTAGAAGATTTTCTTTTGATAACATATGTAAATTCTCTTTTGGTTTAGACCCTTGTTGTCTTGAACTATCCCTTCCTCTTTCACATTTCGCGTATTCATTCGATTTGGCTACAAAATTGTCAGCAGAGAGGGCAATGGTAGCATCACCATTGATATGGAAGATCAAAAGATTTTTGGACATTGGAACAGAAAAGAAGTTAAAAGGGGCCATTGAGGATATTAATGTACTTGCAAATGAAGTCATAAGGCAAAAAAGGAAATTAGGTTATTCAAATCATCAAGATCTTTTATCAAGATTTATGACTATGGTTGATAATGATGTTTATTTAAGAGACATTGTGATAAGTTTCATATTAGCAGGGCGTGACACGGTGGCATCGGGTCTAACAAGTGTATTTTGGTTGTTAACAAGTCATCCTGACGTTGAATTGAGAATTCGTGAAGAAACGAGTCGTGTCATGAAACAAAATGATGAAgagtttttgaagtttgaagaaaTGAATCAAATGCATTATTTGAATGCTGTGATTCATGAAAGTATGAGGCTATATCCACCAGTgcaatttgattcaaaatttgcTAGTGAAAATGATGTTTTTGTAGATGGTACATTTGTTGGTAAAAATGATAGGGTGACATATCATGTGTATGCAATGGGGAGAATGGAAAATATTTGGGGTAAAGATTATATGGAGTTTAAGCCAGAACGTTGGTTAAAAAATGGTATATTTTGTCAACAAAGTCCTTTTAAATATCCTGTTTTTCAAGGTGGAATTAGGGTTTGTTTAGGTAAGGAATTGGCACTAATGGAAATGAAGTGTGTAGTGGCTTCTATGTTGCAACACTTCGAAATTCGGGCCGTGGCGGTCGGCAGTGAACCTCGGTTTGATCCGGGGTTGACGGCAACCGTGAGAGGCGGGCTTCCGGTGGTGGTTAGGAGGAGGAGGGGCATTTGA